The Chionomys nivalis chromosome 20, mChiNiv1.1, whole genome shotgun sequence genome includes a region encoding these proteins:
- the Ubxn8 gene encoding UBX domain-containing protein 8, giving the protein MASRGVVGLFLLSALPLLCLELRRGIPSLGIKDLLLLSGRVFLLLALLTLVISVATSWFNSPKPSRVHIKEGEENEKRQRLVRKKQQEAQGEQASRYVQNVLKPQQEMKLKRLEERFYQMTGETWKLTTGHKLEGDEDLVLGNSSQTSFETANREAARRRNLPKLLTEVSPPAPQPAKKEVPDLPDEPSETAEEVVTVALRCPSGRVLRRRFLKSWNSQVLFDWMMKIGYHKSLYSLSTSFPRRPLEADGGLSLEDIGITVDTVLNVEEKGQSGQ; this is encoded by the exons ATGGCTTCTCGCGGCGTCGTTGGCCTCTTCTTGCTCTCCGCTCTCCCTCTCTTGTGTCTGGAGCTCCGGCGCGGGATCCCGAGCCTCG GAATTAAAGATCTCCTCTTGCTGAGTGGCCGGGTATTCCTGTTGCTTGCTCTGCTGACCCTCGTCATTTCTGTGGCCACCTCCTGGTTTAACTCACCTAAACCTTCCCGAGTTCACATCAAAG aaggagaagagaatgagaaaaggCAACGACTCGTGAGGAAAAAGCAACAGGAGGCTCAGGGTGAGCAG GCCAGCAGATATGTACAGAATGTTTTAAAACCTCAGCAGGAAATGAAATTGAAGAGACTAGAAGAACGGTTTTATCAAATGACAGGCGAAACCTGGAAGTTAACTACGGGCCACAAACTCGAG GGGGATGAAGATTTGGTGCTTGGAAATTCGAGCCAGACATCTTTTGAAACAGCAAACAGGGAAGCAGCCAGAAGACGGAACTTGCCCAAGCTTTTAACTGAAGTCTCACCACCTGCTCCACAGCCCGCCAAGAAGGAG GTTCCTGATTTACCTGACGAACCATCAGAAACAGCTGAGGAG GTAGTTACTGTTGCCCTTCGATGCCCAAGTGGGCGTGTTTTGAGGAGGAGATTTTTGAAGTCTTGGAATTCACAG GTCTTATTTGACTGGATGATGAAAATTGGGTACCACAAATCCCTATACAgcctttccacttcctttcccagACGACCTCTGGAAGCGGACGGAGGCTTGTCACTGGAGGACATAGGGATAACTGTGGACACTGTACTTAATgtggaagagaaaggacagagtgGCCAGTAA